A DNA window from Paenibacillus andongensis contains the following coding sequences:
- a CDS encoding DUF3892 domain-containing protein has product MARRRRGQQPMQQPMMQNQPYGLTNTQFEPSQNYSNAVEPTHNGNFAWNGQPIPTQMYQQAGQSGQQSFFPQARNNGTQTSQGGMPVPGSSGNMNAEYGQRNTGINNADARNVGFQGGYTGYGANGQPTQYGTFMRDGTQYGAGPHTIDPNKAIIQSVHYGDGGISAVQFQDGRIVDIANAIAMTEAGLIEDVNTGKNREGQKTLRSYPDGDPSNNLSNLPRF; this is encoded by the coding sequence ATGGCGCGACGCCGACGTGGTCAACAACCGATGCAACAACCAATGATGCAGAATCAACCGTATGGGTTGACGAATACACAGTTTGAACCCTCTCAAAATTATAGCAATGCGGTTGAACCTACCCATAATGGGAATTTTGCTTGGAATGGTCAACCGATTCCAACACAGATGTACCAGCAAGCTGGGCAAAGTGGGCAGCAGTCATTTTTTCCCCAAGCTCGTAACAATGGGACTCAGACTTCCCAAGGTGGAATGCCAGTTCCAGGTTCTTCAGGCAACATGAATGCCGAATATGGTCAGCGAAACACAGGAATCAACAATGCGGATGCGAGAAATGTAGGCTTTCAAGGGGGATATACCGGCTATGGTGCGAATGGCCAACCAACCCAATACGGTACTTTTATGCGGGATGGAACACAGTATGGTGCAGGTCCTCATACGATTGACCCCAACAAAGCGATTATTCAATCTGTCCATTATGGAGATGGCGGCATTAGTGCGGTTCAATTCCAAGATGGTAGAATCGTTGATATTGCCAATGCCATTGCTATGACAGAAGCAGGATTGATTGAAGATGTGAACACTGGAAAGAATCGTGAAGGTCAAAAAACGCTCAGATCTTATCCGGATGGCGATCCAAGCAACAATTTATCTAATTTACCTCGATTTTAA
- a CDS encoding helix-turn-helix domain-containing protein: MPRFMDYMISPYPLRIITLPIDSSKLKLQSLIIRAVGHLPGRISFRSNASFEKWAFVYIAGGKGSYQVDDGGVQHIESGSLFFLRPGAVYNYGPDADGYWDEYYFTFEGSRIAEWLGSWLTQVDLAKQVGHEDAAQHNRIERIFILMESGIPDNIDRAALLLESLLFEFILENQVPAETTKTQQLIDLMDDLGNSLFEPFDATLIAKRHHISLSTLRRIVSEYTGYPLGAYIHRLKMAAAKNILLNTDDTVKEIADSLGYKDVFYFSRLFKKYVGVSPLIYRNNMQV; this comes from the coding sequence ATGCCAAGATTCATGGACTATATGATTAGTCCTTATCCGCTTCGGATCATTACATTACCAATTGATTCTAGTAAATTAAAGCTGCAATCCTTGATTATCCGTGCCGTTGGGCATCTTCCAGGCCGGATTTCCTTTCGATCTAATGCTTCATTTGAGAAATGGGCGTTTGTCTATATAGCCGGTGGAAAAGGCTCCTATCAAGTCGATGACGGCGGCGTTCAACACATTGAAAGCGGCAGTCTGTTCTTCCTACGACCTGGAGCTGTTTATAATTATGGACCCGATGCAGACGGTTATTGGGACGAGTACTACTTCACATTCGAGGGAAGCCGTATTGCGGAATGGCTGGGCAGTTGGCTTACACAAGTCGATTTGGCGAAACAGGTTGGGCATGAAGATGCCGCGCAGCACAATCGAATCGAGCGCATTTTTATCCTTATGGAAAGTGGTATCCCCGATAATATAGACCGTGCTGCCTTGCTGCTTGAATCCTTGCTTTTTGAATTTATTCTTGAGAATCAAGTGCCGGCAGAGACCACAAAAACGCAACAATTGATCGATCTCATGGACGACCTAGGTAATTCGTTATTCGAGCCTTTTGACGCGACGCTAATTGCAAAACGCCACCATATCTCGCTTTCTACGCTACGGAGGATCGTGAGCGAATATACCGGTTACCCGCTAGGTGCTTATATTCACCGATTGAAAATGGCAGCAGCGAAAAATATTCTATTAAATACGGACGATACGGTTAAGGAAATTGCAGATTCGCTTGGTTATAAAGATGTTTTTTACTTCTCACGGTTATTTAAGAAATACGTCGGTGTATCGCCCCTTATTTATAGGAACAATATGCAGGTTTAG
- a CDS encoding DUF3995 domain-containing protein, with amino-acid sequence MIISGISVFLLFCVGGLHVFWAFGGQWGSRVVIPAASGSGELTFKPSTIATLIVAFLLFIAALLLSIQGRLLPSLPSFPWIKWGCWVCVFVFGLRAIGDFKYIGLFKRVKLTRFARYDTFLFTPLCLWLCFTFYYTLIYS; translated from the coding sequence ATGATAATCAGTGGAATTTCTGTATTCTTATTGTTTTGTGTCGGAGGCTTACATGTGTTCTGGGCATTTGGTGGTCAATGGGGAAGCAGAGTTGTTATCCCTGCTGCAAGCGGATCAGGGGAACTGACGTTCAAACCAAGCACAATAGCCACTTTAATCGTAGCCTTTCTCTTGTTTATCGCTGCACTTTTACTATCTATTCAAGGGCGTTTACTTCCATCCCTCCCTTCATTTCCATGGATAAAATGGGGCTGTTGGGTTTGTGTCTTCGTATTTGGACTACGTGCAATTGGGGATTTCAAGTATATCGGTTTATTTAAGAGGGTCAAACTAACTCGTTTCGCAAGATATGATACATTTTTGTTCACACCACTTTGCTTATGGCTTTGTTTCACATTTTATTACACGCTCATTTACAGCTAA
- a CDS encoding YwbE family protein — protein MNGQNRKDVIPGIEVNIVLKQDQRSGKLTRGIVKDLLTNSPTHPHGIKVRLADGQVGRVKEILSPTR, from the coding sequence ATGAATGGCCAAAATCGTAAAGATGTGATTCCAGGTATTGAAGTGAATATTGTTTTGAAGCAAGACCAACGCAGCGGGAAATTAACACGTGGAATTGTCAAAGATTTATTAACGAACTCGCCAACCCATCCGCATGGGATTAAAGTAAGACTTGCAGATGGACAGGTTGGACGTGTCAAAGAAATATTATCGCCGACAAGGTGA
- a CDS encoding YolD-like family protein has product MAKAKVAKRPTRDEFVLEEIGNQLSEAKQENSEIVLTVWGREEPVRGLITTMDSRTGRVHMETNGEIDKVPFMDIMKVEYPRD; this is encoded by the coding sequence ATGGCGAAAGCAAAGGTAGCAAAAAGACCAACGCGGGATGAATTTGTATTAGAAGAGATTGGTAATCAATTGTCCGAAGCGAAGCAGGAGAACTCCGAGATTGTTCTGACGGTTTGGGGGCGTGAAGAACCTGTTCGCGGCCTCATCACGACGATGGATTCTCGGACCGGAAGAGTACATATGGAAACGAATGGTGAAATTGATAAAGTACCGTTCATGGACATAATGAAAGTCGAATACCCTCGGGACTAA
- a CDS encoding tyrosine-type recombinase/integrase has product MGQGYEYDDEYLELFDSWMKDQGFTKRTQQAYLGDVRLFLSNIEKSLPTIEAIDIMRFLTKMRQGGAGDAARNRYLSSIRTFFAALIELQIVQLNPSLNVKKSKVEKNQIPTFLSEQLLAVFLQSIEGKYQIRNVAMFLLMSYAGLRVSELHRLNIADFNRSTNTLQVFGKGRKWRVIPLPAELVKVLNKALTERMDTKSSAEQPFFVSQFGRRISVRMIQTIAEKHFEVLKMQYAELQGKSISSHKLRHTFATMQVLAGTDIRTLQELLGHASIQTTQIYTHVGDKQKQDAMNRVSAFIPVGMGI; this is encoded by the coding sequence TTGGGGCAAGGATATGAGTATGATGATGAGTATTTGGAACTATTTGACTCATGGATGAAAGATCAGGGCTTTACGAAACGAACACAACAAGCATACTTAGGGGATGTTCGGTTATTCCTTTCCAATATTGAGAAATCTTTACCTACGATTGAGGCAATTGATATCATGCGCTTTTTGACGAAAATGCGACAGGGCGGGGCAGGGGATGCCGCGCGTAATCGCTATTTATCTTCGATTCGAACATTTTTCGCGGCGTTGATCGAACTCCAAATTGTGCAACTCAACCCTTCGCTTAACGTGAAGAAATCGAAGGTAGAGAAAAATCAAATCCCTACCTTTCTCAGCGAGCAGCTGCTTGCTGTGTTTTTGCAATCTATTGAGGGGAAGTATCAGATCCGGAATGTGGCCATGTTTCTATTGATGAGTTATGCAGGTTTGCGTGTCAGTGAACTGCATCGACTCAACATCGCTGATTTCAATCGTTCAACGAATACGCTGCAGGTGTTTGGCAAAGGGCGGAAATGGCGTGTCATCCCTCTTCCTGCCGAACTGGTTAAAGTCCTGAATAAAGCATTAACGGAACGAATGGATACAAAGAGCTCAGCGGAGCAGCCTTTTTTTGTTTCTCAATTTGGTCGGCGAATAAGTGTTCGTATGATTCAAACGATTGCGGAGAAGCATTTCGAGGTGCTGAAGATGCAGTATGCTGAACTACAAGGGAAATCAATCTCAAGTCATAAGCTGCGGCATACGTTCGCCACGATGCAGGTTCTGGCAGGAACGGATATCCGAACATTACAGGAATTACTTGGCCATGCGAGCATACAAACTACACAGATTTACACCCATGTCGGAGATAAACAAAAGCAGGATGCCATGAACCGGGTTTCGGCGTTTATTCCAGTAGGGATGGGGATATAG